The sequence GCTGAAGGAAGTCGGCAGCTATGAAAAGGGATTTACAGAGCTGGTGGAGGAGGGAAATGACCTTGTCATCGGGCTCGGTTTCATGGTCCTCGAAGACCTTGAAAAAGTCGCGAAAAAATATCCGGAACAGCAATTTGTTCTGGTCGACTCGGTATCAGAGCTAGATAATATCACATCCATTATTTTTAAAGAAGAACAGGGCAGCTTCCTGGCCGGTGCGGTTGCCGGGATGGCCACCAAATCAAATGTCGTCGGTTTTGTCGGCGGCGCCGATGTTCCGCTGATCCGCAAGTTTAAAGCCGGATTTGAGCAGGGTGTAAAAGCAGTGAAGCCTGATGCAGAGGTAAAGGTTGCCTATGCCAATGATTTTGGCAATGCCGAGCTTGGAGGCAAGATTGCTTCCGGTATGGTGGATGACGGTGCGGATGTACTATACGCTGCGGCTGGTTTTACCGGAGTAGGCGTATTGAAGGAAGCGCAAGCCAGGAAAAAATTTGCGATTGGCGTGGATAGTGACCAGTACTTTTTTGCCGAAAAAGCGATCATTACGTCAATGCTTAAAAATGTGGACATCGCTTTATATGAAGCCGTAAAGGAGTTCCAGTCAGGGAAGAAGCTGAAATCAAGGCAGATTGAGCTCGGCATTAATGAGAAGGGTGTTGGGCTTGCCCCGATCCGTGTGATCAAGCTGACTCCAGAACAAGAAAAGGACCTGAAAGAACTGGAAGCAAAATTATCGACGAATGAAGTTTCAATTCAGCTGGATTAACAGCTGCAACTGGGGGAACCAACATGACAATCAAAAAGAAATTACTATTGAATTTATTGCTCGCTATCGGCTTATCGATTGTGATGATTTCTTTTATCATCTATAGAATGCTGATGGTCCAATCATCCAATCAAGACTATGTGCAGGTTCTGCTTACGGTACAGAATCTCCAGGCTGAAACCTCGGCCACGAAGCAATCGCTCAGCAATTTTTCCTTCAATCCAACCGAAGGGAACAGGCAGGAAGCTTTGACGAAAATGAAGAAAACCTCGGATATTTTCACACAGGCTGAAGGATTGATCCAGCAAGA comes from Mesobacillus jeotgali and encodes:
- a CDS encoding BMP family lipoprotein produces the protein MKRIMHMFISAILLLGVLAGCTNTELKAKERVKIGIMLSDVGLGDQSFSDAAFAGLTKARDELDILFDYRELKEVGSYEKGFTELVEEGNDLVIGLGFMVLEDLEKVAKKYPEQQFVLVDSVSELDNITSIIFKEEQGSFLAGAVAGMATKSNVVGFVGGADVPLIRKFKAGFEQGVKAVKPDAEVKVAYANDFGNAELGGKIASGMVDDGADVLYAAAGFTGVGVLKEAQARKKFAIGVDSDQYFFAEKAIITSMLKNVDIALYEAVKEFQSGKKLKSRQIELGINEKGVGLAPIRVIKLTPEQEKDLKELEAKLSTNEVSIQLD